A region from the uncultured Draconibacterium sp. genome encodes:
- a CDS encoding translocation/assembly module TamB domain-containing protein, translating to MRKLLKYAAIVLAVIFLLLVAVLLLTQTSFFRGKVKSKVIQLVENKLDLNFSIGELQGNFYNHLLLADVELRDGDSLLASFGSLKVNYNLKPLLNATVSIDSLELKDPYFNLWQNTDSLWNIATLIPGNSDNTERKPKPFRLTIDVKNVVIKHGELAITALSEAMPSGVKDINLLADGKYSSGDINIALKSFACATRNPDFKLKQLSGKCFIGQEEIKVDSLFILAGNSGIDFNGSYFSAANFEGAITAGKVDKEDFSLFVPSFKLLCSPAIKASFSAVNDSLVANILLQNSDETIDATLALGAFSHLQLPNAAVPYRAQLKIGNVNINHWISLGTAQLLVNGELKINGDNLKNIKSEAKIEGQFYNSVYNTINLKLVDLKGVYADDSVNAIVLAQSDYGEVALAGGLDFSGQPEYNVNINAKNLELHRFVTDLEQTILNGKIYATGKGFDPKKIQAAINLNLGSSTIYNFEVDSLLALANTNRQQLKFDTLQAFAPGILLNGSGQLMLDSMQLNARFLASAETPGFLDSLVELPLTFDSAYTTATLHGSFNDLEIAGTLDVHNVNAYAVDLGKTKANYKVNVFNDSYKVAVNAEALQVKTGTIILDTFAVDYTFDGEQMNVLGELAWNDVLKARFNSVIEAGDTTLLELSALEVNSQWADIFLPDTMTASIFNNRFLEISNLVLKDRNQEQFSFAANGLVSAADTSNFKVEISELDLRELNKYLGEEYQLEGILNSNFELRGRSHNPTIEGKLDVARPRFGNYALNPFHASFAYADKQGALELTMPELGELFFAKVVAAFNLSLDSLQLNFSPPETFDGTFRIDSVDLRKMVKTYTPNDSIKGILEVDIQTKGDLDNPLIFGEMHLSNGTYLNENIGLYYNDIFGALSFYGNKIEIDTLLVKQKNGLISVFGELEFDSTIVTGEINSSSLELDAKNFFLAKHRNYEILVDANTFVRSERNKPEFGGNIKVLRSDLYLPAFMKDSKGETELDVPLLVQALEKPDDSLQNTLAGQVVAKAKNKKETAWVNNLTGRLQVEIPRNTWIRSNDIRAELNGEVEIVKNGPYFELFGNVKVVRGQYILYGRKLNIKESEINFQGGEDFDPTLNIEAEYVYRGSDKEKRYLEMLITGEMSDPEIRFMLDDVEISETDGISVLVFGATSDEIGYGGNNGLINSIGSNAVASMISSQLSKTIGSQLNLDMIEITTTENWQSAAFVVGKYITNDIFVIYQRGFGEVSGDEITPETVTIEYEINDKLFLRLQSGNSKESGVDVILKFEQELEKHSNIKNIPRK from the coding sequence ATGAGGAAATTGTTAAAATATGCAGCAATAGTGCTGGCGGTTATTTTTCTGCTGTTGGTTGCCGTGTTGCTGTTAACGCAAACATCGTTTTTTAGAGGTAAGGTAAAATCTAAAGTGATACAACTGGTAGAAAATAAGCTGGATTTAAATTTTTCAATTGGCGAACTTCAAGGCAATTTTTATAATCACCTGTTATTAGCTGATGTAGAGCTTCGCGATGGCGATTCGCTGCTGGCCTCGTTTGGCAGCTTAAAAGTAAACTACAACTTAAAACCCCTTTTAAATGCAACTGTAAGTATTGATTCATTGGAGTTAAAAGATCCCTATTTTAACTTGTGGCAAAACACCGATAGCTTATGGAATATTGCAACTTTGATTCCCGGCAACAGCGACAATACGGAGCGTAAACCCAAACCTTTTCGCCTTACGATTGATGTAAAAAATGTGGTGATTAAACATGGAGAGTTGGCAATTACAGCCTTGTCAGAGGCAATGCCTTCGGGCGTGAAGGATATCAATTTGCTGGCAGATGGAAAGTACAGTTCGGGTGATATAAATATAGCGCTAAAAAGTTTTGCCTGCGCAACCCGAAATCCTGATTTTAAATTAAAACAGCTGAGTGGAAAATGTTTTATTGGCCAGGAAGAGATTAAGGTTGACAGCCTGTTTATTTTGGCAGGTAACTCGGGCATCGATTTTAACGGGAGTTATTTTTCAGCAGCTAATTTTGAAGGGGCAATAACGGCTGGAAAAGTTGATAAAGAGGATTTTTCCTTGTTTGTTCCGTCGTTTAAATTGCTGTGTTCGCCAGCCATTAAGGCCAGTTTTTCTGCAGTTAACGATTCGTTGGTTGCCAACATTTTGTTGCAAAATAGCGACGAAACAATTGATGCAACCCTAGCCTTAGGTGCGTTTAGCCATTTGCAGCTGCCAAACGCAGCAGTACCATACCGGGCGCAACTTAAGATAGGGAATGTAAATATTAACCACTGGATAAGCTTAGGTACAGCGCAGTTACTTGTTAATGGTGAATTGAAAATAAATGGCGATAATTTAAAAAATATAAAATCAGAAGCCAAAATTGAAGGTCAGTTTTATAACTCGGTTTACAACACTATTAACCTGAAATTAGTTGACCTAAAAGGGGTTTATGCGGATGATAGTGTAAATGCTATTGTTTTGGCTCAATCTGATTATGGAGAAGTTGCTTTGGCTGGCGGCCTGGATTTTTCAGGACAACCAGAATACAATGTAAATATTAATGCTAAAAACCTGGAGCTACACCGTTTTGTGACCGATTTGGAACAAACAATTTTGAATGGTAAGATATACGCAACAGGAAAAGGTTTTGACCCGAAAAAAATACAAGCAGCAATTAACCTTAACCTGGGCAGTAGTACAATTTATAACTTTGAGGTAGATAGTTTGCTTGCTCTGGCAAACACAAACAGGCAACAGCTAAAGTTTGATACGCTGCAGGCCTTTGCACCGGGTATTTTGCTAAACGGAAGTGGACAGCTAATGCTCGATTCGATGCAGCTAAATGCCAGATTTTTAGCTTCTGCCGAAACGCCTGGATTTCTCGATTCGCTGGTGGAGCTTCCCCTAACTTTTGACTCGGCATATACAACGGCAACCTTGCATGGGTCGTTTAACGACCTGGAAATAGCCGGAACACTCGATGTGCACAATGTAAATGCTTACGCAGTTGACCTGGGCAAAACAAAGGCAAATTATAAGGTTAATGTTTTTAACGACTCGTATAAGGTTGCTGTTAACGCAGAGGCCCTGCAGGTAAAAACCGGAACAATTATTTTAGATACGTTTGCGGTGGATTATACTTTTGATGGTGAACAAATGAATGTGCTGGGTGAACTTGCCTGGAATGATGTGCTGAAAGCCCGTTTTAACAGCGTTATTGAAGCCGGAGATACCACCCTGCTTGAATTGTCGGCATTGGAGGTAAACTCGCAATGGGCTGATATTTTTCTTCCCGATACCATGACGGCAAGCATTTTCAACAACCGCTTTCTGGAAATCTCGAACCTGGTTCTTAAAGACCGAAATCAGGAACAGTTTTCTTTTGCCGCCAATGGATTGGTGTCAGCGGCTGATACCAGTAATTTTAAAGTTGAAATAAGTGAACTCGACTTGCGGGAACTTAATAAATATTTGGGCGAAGAGTATCAGCTTGAAGGAATTCTTAATTCCAATTTTGAGCTTCGTGGCAGGTCGCACAACCCAACAATTGAAGGGAAGCTCGATGTTGCTCGTCCCCGTTTTGGTAATTATGCCCTAAATCCTTTTCATGCCAGTTTTGCTTACGCGGATAAACAGGGAGCCTTAGAGCTTACCATGCCAGAGTTGGGCGAACTGTTTTTTGCAAAAGTTGTGGCGGCCTTTAATCTTAGTCTCGATTCGTTGCAGTTAAACTTTAGTCCGCCGGAAACTTTTGACGGAACATTCCGCATTGATTCGGTTGATCTTCGGAAAATGGTGAAAACTTACACTCCTAACGACAGTATAAAAGGGATTCTGGAAGTTGATATTCAAACAAAAGGGGATCTCGATAACCCATTGATATTTGGGGAAATGCATTTGTCGAACGGGACTTATTTAAATGAAAATATTGGACTTTATTATAATGATATTTTTGGAGCGCTTAGCTTTTATGGAAACAAAATTGAAATAGATACTTTGCTGGTAAAACAAAAGAACGGCCTGATTTCGGTTTTCGGTGAACTTGAATTCGACTCCACCATTGTTACCGGCGAAATAAACAGTTCTTCCTTAGAGCTTGATGCAAAAAATTTCTTCCTGGCCAAACACCGCAATTACGAAATTCTGGTAGATGCCAATACTTTTGTTCGCTCTGAGAGAAATAAGCCAGAGTTTGGCGGGAATATAAAAGTTTTACGCTCCGACTTGTATCTTCCCGCGTTTATGAAAGACTCCAAAGGTGAAACAGAACTTGATGTTCCGCTGCTGGTTCAGGCCCTCGAAAAGCCCGATGATTCGTTACAAAATACCTTGGCTGGACAGGTTGTGGCAAAAGCAAAAAATAAAAAAGAAACAGCATGGGTAAACAATCTAACGGGTCGCTTGCAAGTTGAAATTCCGAGAAATACCTGGATAAGAAGTAACGACATCAGGGCCGAACTTAACGGCGAAGTTGAAATTGTAAAAAATGGTCCGTATTTCGAATTGTTCGGAAATGTAAAAGTGGTACGCGGACAATATATTTTGTATGGCCGAAAACTCAACATCAAGGAAAGTGAGATCAATTTTCAAGGGGGCGAAGATTTTGATCCGACTTTAAATATTGAGGCCGAATACGTTTACCGTGGAAGCGATAAAGAAAAACGTTACCTCGAGATGCTGATTACCGGTGAAATGTCGGATCCGGAAATAAGGTTTATGCTTGACGATGTGGAAATTTCGGAAACGGACGGAATTTCGGTGCTGGTTTTTGGTGCAACAAGCGACGAGATTGGCTACGGCGGAAACAATGGCTTGATTAACTCTATTGGTTCAAATGCCGTTGCCAGTATGATTTCTTCGCAGTTGAGTAAAACCATTGGCTCGCAGTTAAACCTGGATATGATTGAAATTACAACAACAGAAAACTGGCAGAGTGCTGCTTTTGTTGTGGGGAAATACATTACCAACGATATTTTTGTAATCTACCAACGTGGTTTTGGCGAAGTTAGTGGCGACGAAATTACCCCCGAAACCGTAACTATTGAATACGAAATTAACGACAAGTTGTTTTTGCGTTTGCAAAGTGGTAATTCTAAGGAATCGGGGGTTGATGTAATCTTAAAGTTCGAGCAGGAGCTTGAAAAGCATTCAAATATAAAAAACATACCTCGAAAATAA
- a CDS encoding BamA/TamA family outer membrane protein yields MKAIVLVILFVFGSALGWAQENLQVRTVKFRGNKHIQTYHLKEEVALESSSWVKQKIFGKEPVYYSRSLYNEDVKRLTVFYQKQGYLDVRFNEPQVELTKKNKVVLTIFIDEGEPVTISEISYQVDSLYQLDEVMRLQDQKKLLLQTQANNDKTFRDEDITNDQLLIAEAFYDYGYPYTRVNHHLQVDTILNTTAIMWQVTRGPLAYFGSTNIVGNSRVPSKNILRQIDYHEGEVWSKKKIDQTQKQIYNQGNYRVASVRANIGDEQPDTIPMYIQIREAPRWSVRFGAGYGREDKLRAFTDVQYLGFLTHTGRLNLYAKHSGLEPYNIYLKFSQPSFLFPMNTLTVHPFIQEENEPGYKLQKIGTNITFLQSFSKELNTSIGYVFEDVELDTTAFVANETVDYDETIYKKTGIVLGGIYNNADPILDPVQGYAVSLNIKTNGLMLGKEIPFYRILSEVKTYFGLRRGLVLALKGKMGGIKRTDDADFIPVEEKFFAGGSHSVRGWSRSDLGPRNENGVPIGGNSLLEASAEFRFDVARKLKFNVFMDAGNVWEKSFNYHITDLRYAAGLGLRLKTPIGPAGIDVARPVFDSENKWQLHFNIGHTF; encoded by the coding sequence TTGAAGGCAATTGTGTTGGTTATACTGTTCGTTTTTGGTTCTGCATTGGGCTGGGCTCAGGAGAACCTGCAGGTACGCACAGTAAAGTTTCGTGGAAATAAGCACATACAAACCTACCATTTAAAAGAAGAGGTGGCACTGGAATCGAGTTCCTGGGTAAAACAAAAGATTTTTGGTAAGGAGCCGGTTTATTATTCAAGATCGCTTTATAATGAAGATGTAAAACGGCTAACAGTTTTTTATCAGAAACAGGGGTATTTGGATGTGCGCTTTAATGAACCACAGGTTGAACTAACAAAAAAAAACAAAGTTGTATTAACTATATTTATTGATGAAGGTGAGCCTGTAACTATCTCGGAAATTTCGTATCAGGTAGATAGCCTTTACCAGTTGGATGAGGTGATGCGTTTGCAAGACCAAAAAAAATTACTTTTGCAAACTCAGGCAAATAACGACAAAACTTTTCGCGACGAGGACATTACCAATGACCAATTACTTATTGCCGAAGCTTTTTACGATTATGGTTACCCCTACACAAGAGTTAATCATCATTTGCAGGTTGATACCATTTTAAATACCACTGCCATAATGTGGCAGGTTACCCGGGGGCCTTTGGCTTATTTTGGCTCAACTAACATTGTTGGCAATAGCCGGGTGCCTTCAAAAAATATTCTTCGTCAAATCGATTATCATGAGGGAGAGGTTTGGAGCAAAAAGAAAATTGACCAAACGCAAAAACAAATTTACAACCAGGGTAACTACAGGGTAGCCTCAGTTCGTGCAAATATTGGAGATGAGCAACCCGATACCATTCCCATGTACATTCAAATACGCGAGGCACCGCGCTGGTCGGTACGTTTTGGGGCCGGTTATGGACGCGAAGATAAATTACGTGCTTTTACCGATGTGCAGTACCTGGGGTTTTTAACCCATACTGGCAGATTAAATTTGTATGCAAAACACTCGGGGCTGGAACCCTACAATATTTACCTGAAATTTTCGCAGCCCTCGTTTCTCTTCCCCATGAACACGCTTACCGTTCATCCATTTATTCAGGAGGAGAATGAACCGGGTTATAAGCTTCAGAAAATAGGTACAAACATTACATTTTTGCAAAGTTTCTCAAAGGAGTTAAATACATCAATAGGTTATGTTTTTGAGGATGTGGAATTGGATACCACCGCTTTTGTAGCCAACGAAACGGTTGATTATGATGAGACGATTTACAAAAAAACAGGAATAGTTCTGGGGGGTATTTATAACAATGCCGACCCAATTTTAGATCCGGTACAGGGCTACGCCGTTTCGCTAAATATAAAAACAAATGGCTTGATGTTAGGCAAAGAAATACCATTTTACCGAATCTTAAGCGAAGTAAAAACCTATTTTGGTTTGAGGCGTGGTTTGGTATTGGCGCTGAAGGGTAAAATGGGAGGTATAAAACGAACCGACGATGCCGATTTTATCCCGGTAGAAGAAAAGTTCTTTGCAGGTGGTAGCCATTCGGTTAGGGGCTGGTCGAGAAGCGACCTGGGACCGCGTAACGAAAATGGCGTGCCTATTGGTGGAAACAGTTTGCTGGAAGCTTCGGCAGAGTTTCGTTTTGATGTTGCCCGAAAATTGAAATTTAATGTTTTTATGGATGCCGGAAATGTTTGGGAGAAAAGTTTTAACTACCATATTACCGACTTACGATACGCTGCAGGACTGGGATTGCGATTAAAAACACCAATTGGCCCGGCAGGTATTGATGTGGCCCGACCTGTGTTTGATTCGGAAAATAAGTGGCAACTACATTTTAATATTGGTCATACATTCTAA